The window GACCGAAGCGGGCCTTGGCGAGCTCGTTGAGTACCGGATTGGCGAAGCACTCATTCATCTGAATGAGCTTCTTGAGCAGGGAGAGCGATTTGATTTCTTTTTTATCGATGCAGACAAGGTGAATTATCCGAATTATTTGGAGCTCGCAATTAAACTGGCGAATCCTGGCGCCATTATTGCGGGGGATAACACACTGATGCGAGGAAAAGTTGTCGATGCGAACCAAACCAAAGCCTCAGTTCAGGCGATGCGTACTTTCAATCAATTGATCGCCACTGATCCGCGTTTGGAAAGCACCATCCTGCCAGCTTATGATGGCTTGGCTTTAGCACGAGTGAAGTAATAAAAAGAGGGTGTCCCAAAAGCCATGATAGTCTTGGTGTGTAGGACACTCCAGATCGTTAGAAAAAGTGAATATTTGAATGAAAAAGGAGCTAAGCGGCTTGTACGTGCTTAGCTCCTTTATTTTTAGCGTCCATCGCTGCTTTCTTCAGCAAGTTATGGGCAAGCGAAAGCCACCCGACCTCTAGACTTACTTTGGGTAAGCCTCGAAGCAGGAATCTTTTGAATCCGCGGTTGTTCTTGATGTCACCAAACACAGGCTCTGGCTCAATCATACGCCGTACTGCTAGCGCGTAACCTTCTTCGCTACGGAGTTTGTTGCGCGCTTGGTTCTTTAATCGCAAGTAGTTCATGCTTACTTTAA is drawn from Paenibacillus sp. V4I7 and contains these coding sequences:
- a CDS encoding O-methyltransferase encodes the protein METITAESYMEGLYEEDTVLERVKEVIRTHNMPEISIAPGYGRLLTMLVTMIGATKVLEVGALGGYSGICLARGLKEGGKLISLELKQEFADVAKQNVTEAGLGELVEYRIGEALIHLNELLEQGERFDFFFIDADKVNYPNYLELAIKLANPGAIIAGDNTLMRGKVVDANQTKASVQAMRTFNQLIATDPRLESTILPAYDGLALARVK